In Malania oleifera isolate guangnan ecotype guangnan chromosome 8, ASM2987363v1, whole genome shotgun sequence, a single window of DNA contains:
- the LOC131161778 gene encoding disease resistance protein RPV1-like, translated as MASTSNRRGSSSASSSSSSSDLQFLFDAFLSFRGEDTRNSFVSHLYATLHRKGIVTYKDDEKLERGREISLELVKAIEGSRFSIIIFSENYASSTWCLDELAKIMECKNLRRQTVVPIFYNVNPSEVRKQTGKIAEAFAKHEEETKEKVQRWREALIKAANLSGWDLQEQGRSESKLIDEVVRFILNKLKYFSKSIQKGLFGIGSRIEKLDSLLCTELNDVRFVGILGMGGIGKTTIAEVVYDQISVQFEVCCFLANLRRQHDLVSLQEELFFKIFMERIYIDNCSMGANFIRSRLHFRKVLIVLDNVDKLEQLKALAGEHNWFGLGSRIIITTRDEHLLIAHNVKNIYKVEQLDDREAVKLLCLNAFGQEYPKEEYSKVVNSLVSYASGLPLALKILGSHLCGRGVDEWKSVLNKLKMCPHDDIQKILRISYDALDNQQKNLFLDIACFFQRDAKEYAIKILEGCEYFCLADVSVLVEKSLIAREYCFSVHDLLREMARDIVRQESPKEPGKRSRLWSYEDVCHGTEAVEAIFLDLGRLEELNFSAEAFATMTNLRLLKICYTDSKVKYPCGLRGGYDEDFYKKKYKDCKLHICGSLKFLSNELRCLYWCGFPFEYFPANFYPENIVELNISYGRIKKLWEGTKVCKNLKFMNLSHCHNLRKTPNFSGVPNLEKLVLNDCINLDKIHPSIGTLKRLILLYLKGCKKLKDLVSPIDLESLEILSLEGCSKIRTFPNVSSNMPRLGVLSLRGTSIITLPHSIGDLCGLTCLDLRDCKNLVFLPRSMCMLESLKLFDLSGCSKLEELFPFSRLSSLRCLYVSNCNLLTIPNDIVCLSYLNATSTNCSKLLKNQCIDDWVEMLIKNRQQAFNSGSFFTVILPGKEIPKWFSYQNMGNSVSIQLPPNWYRDIVGVAVCAVLNVLEFHLKIEFSITLETRNGDVYNPSFRYNKVPLFYYFTRKEKHLWIRYFCLNLREFSDAEYYWSDDLTKMNVCFDSGRDSCVGVQKCAARPIGKNEVAFDLMENGTNCLTGDDDAELGATAEESDGVPANGEEDEGHVELESLGGALGGGAVVMR; from the exons ATGGCTTCCACCAGCAACCGAAGAGGCTCTTCGTCggcgtcttcttcttcttcttcttccgatCTGCAGTTTTTATTCGATGCGTTCTTGAGCTTTAGGGGCGAAGATACCCGCAACAGCTTCGTTAGCCATCTCTACGCGACTTTGCATCGGAAAGGGATTGTCACCTACAAGGACGATGAAAAGCTCGAAAGGGGGAGAGAAATTTCGCTGGAGCTCGTGAAAGCCATCGAGGGTTCGAGGTTTTCGATCATCATTTTCTCAGAAAACTACGCTTCTTCGACTTGGTGCCTGGACGAACTTGCCAAGATCATGGAATGCAAGAACCTGAGGCGGCAAACAGTTGTCCCCATTTTCTACAATGTGAATCCCTCGGAAGTACGGAAGCAAACAGGGAAAATCGCAGAAGCCTTTGCGAAACACGAAGAAGAGACAAAGGAGAAGGTGCAGAGGTGGAGGGAAGCTCTGATCAAAGCTGCCAATTTGTCTGGGTGGGATTTACAAGAGCAGGGCAG GTCCGAATCCAAGCTTATTGATGAAGTTGTCCGCTTTATACTAAACAAACTGAAGTATTTTTCCAAAAGTATTCAAAAGGGTCTATTTGGTATTGGTTCTCGCATAGAAAAATTGGATTCATTGTTATGCACGGAACTCAATGATGTTCGCTTTGTTGGAATATTGGGCATGGGTGGCATAGGTAAAACCACCATTGCAGAAGTTGTTTACGATCAAATCTCTGTTCAATTTGAAGTATGTTGCTTTCTTGCAAATTTAAGGAGACAACATGATTTAGTTTCTTTACAAGAAGAactttttttcaaaatctttatGGAAAGAATATATATAGATAATTGTAGTATGGGAGCAAATTTCATAAGGAGTAGGCTTCATTTCAGAAAGGTTCTTATTGTCCTTGACAATGTGGATAAGTTAGAACAGTTAAAAGCACTTGCTGGGGAGCATAATTGGTTTGGCCTTGGAAGTCGAATCATCATCACGACTAGAGATGAACATTTGTTAATTGCACATAATGTGAAAAACATATATAAGGTTGAACAATTGGACGATAGAGAAGCTGTCAAACTCCTTTGCTTGAACGCTTTTGGGCAGGAATACCCAAAAGAAGAATATTCTAAAGTTGTAAACTCACTAGTAAGTTATGCAAGCGGCCTTCCATTAGCGCTAAAAATTTTGGGTTCTCATCTTTGTGGCAGAGGTGTTGATGAATGGAAAAGTGTGTTGAATAAACTAAAAATGTGTCCCCATGATGATATTCAAAAGATTCTTAGAATAAGTTATGATGCACTGGATAATCagcagaagaatttatttcttGATATTGCATGTTTCTTTCAAAGAGATGCAAAGGAGTATGCAATTAAAATACTAGAGGGGTGTGAATATTTTTGCCTTGCTGATGTTAGTGTTCTTGTTGAAAAGTCACTTATAGCAAGGGAATATTGCTTCTCGGTGCATGACTTATTACGAGAAATGGCAAGGGATATTGTTCGTCAAGAGTCCCCTAAAGAGCCTGGCAAACGCAGTAGGTTATGGTCCTATGAAGATGTTTGTCAC GGGACTGAAGCAGTTGAAGCCATATTCTTAGACCTTGGTAGACTAGAAGAGTTGAATTTTAGTGCTGAAGCCTTTGCAACCATGACCAATCTAAGATTGCTCAAAATCTGTTACACGGACTCGAAAGTTAAATATCCTTGCGGACTACGAGGAGGTTATGATGAGGATTTCTataagaaaaagtacaaagattGTAAATTGCATATTTGTGGAAGCCTTAAGTTTCTTTCTAACGAATTAAGGTGTCTCTACTGGTGTGGATTTCCTTTTGAATATTTTCCTGCAAATTTTTATCCGGAGAACATTGTTGAGCTTAATATATCTTATGGCCGCATAAAAAAACTATGGGAAGGGACCAAG GTATGCAAGAATTTGAAATTCATGAATCTCAGTCACTGCCATAATCTGAGGAAGACCCCAAATTTTAGTGGTGTCCCAAACCTTGAGAAACTAGTTCTTAATGATTGTATAAATTTGGATAAGATTCATCCATCCATTGGAACTCTCAAGAGACTTATTCTTTTGTATTTAAAGGGCTGCAAAAAGCTTAAAGATCTTGTGAGTCCAATTGACTTGGAATCACTTGAAATTCTCAGTCTTGAAGGCTGTTCGAAAATTCGGACATTTCCTAATGTTTCAAGTAATATGCCACGTTTAGGTGTGCTTTCTTTGCGGGGGACTTCCATCATAACGCTACCACATTCCATTGGAGATCTATGTGGCCTCACTTGTCTAGATCTTAGGGACTGCAAAAACCTTGTGTTTCTCCCAAGGAGCATGTGTATGCTAGAATCTCTTAAATTATTCGATCTCTCGGGCTGCTCAAAACTTGAGGAATTGTTCCCATTCTCAAGGCTATCCTCTTTAAGATGTCTATATGTCTCTAATTGCAATTTGTTGACAATCCCAAATGACATAGTCTGCCTCTCATATTTGAATGCTACATCAACAAATTGCTCAAAATTATTGAAGAATCAATGCATTGATGATTGGGTTGAGATGTTAATAAAGAATCGACagcag GCTTTTAACTCAGGATCATTTTTCACCGTTATTCTTCCTGGAAAAGAGATTCCAAAATGGTTCAGCTATCAGAACATGGGGAATTCAGTGTCTATTCAATTGCCTCCAAATTGGTATCGTGATATAGTGGGAGTTGCTGTGTGTGCTGTTTTGAATGTTTTGGAATTCCATCTAAAAATCGAATTTTCCATTACATTGGAAACGAGAAATGGTGATGTCTATAACCCTTCTTTTCGTTACAATAAAGTTCCGTTATTCTACTACTTTACACGCAAAGAGAAGCACCTATGGATTCgttatttttgtttaaatttaagaGAATTCAGCGATGCAGAATACTACTGGAGTGATGATTTAACCAAAATGAATGTTTGTTTTGATTCCGGCCGTGATTCTTGTGTGGGGGTCCAGAAGTGTGCAGCCCGTCCAATAGGGAAAAACGAGGTGGCGTTTGACCTCATGGAGAATGGAACCAATTGTTTGACTG GGGATGACGACGCCGAGCTTGGTGCGACTGCAGAGGAAAGTGATGGTGTTCCGGCAAATGGGGAGGAGGATGAGGGCCATGTTGAACTTGAGAGTCTCGGCGGCGCCCTTGGCGGTGGAGCGGTGGTGATGCGGTAG